In the genome of Lathyrus oleraceus cultivar Zhongwan6 chromosome 4, CAAS_Psat_ZW6_1.0, whole genome shotgun sequence, the window ATAATCAACATTCCGAAGCACTTTGTAGTCGTCTCTAACACAGTCATAACCAAATGCACTTGGAGGAGAGTTAAACTCAAAGTTCTCATATGTTTGAAAGCTAGGAGGAAGTACCTTGAATTCCGTGGTAGCAGGATTCCATAACACAGTTGGTGATTCATTGCCATGATCTTGATAGAGACAAAGAACGCCATTAATACTGGAAGAACCTAACACTTCCACATAGTTATGATCCTCTTCAAAAGGAGGTGGCCAATCTATTATCACCATATCCTCAAACCTATCACCAGAAAGCTTGGACAATACATCGTCGACTTCAATTATAATCTTTAAGAGAAGAGAGGTGTTTTCATACTCCTCATTAGGTTTAAATACGAAGAAATTCGCGTGAAACATGTCcgtgaaattagggtttt includes:
- the LOC127135622 gene encoding putative F-box protein At4g38870, which produces MLCVYFKAFLFQFLLILSIHIMATITYKKKVNTSHIPYELALSILSKLPLKPLKRFTCVQKSWSLLFQNPNFTDMFHANFFVFKPNEEYENTSLLLKIIIEVDDVLSKLSGDRFEDMVIIDWPPPFEEDHNYVEVLGSSSINGVLCLYQDHGNESPTVLWNPATTEFKLVVFAGEG